A window of the Ardenticatenales bacterium genome harbors these coding sequences:
- a CDS encoding L,D-transpeptidase has translation MPKSVRSLAFFIFITLGIGLTAQRVVAAQCYFHSANLGYICETRPVPPQFVSPIPEPDGLLDHRSYAYLDDYVNVYPEPTTAVAPLRNVGRGYFYVSVNYPLKNDQGELWYMINPGEYVPESAIRPVEISQFSGVVLTSPPERPFGWILARVRPSSTPGGEPNPDYSMLERYTFFEVMDAQVVPTDDDWIWYNIGGDRWIRQTYVGLVDPSPRPAEVGENEFWSEVDLYEQTFAAYEGDRMVFASLISSGLNRWPTREGLYQVWDRWDETLMDGAEGKVDYYVVEDVPYTMYFDKVMEIALHGAYWHDRFGYKHSHGCVNMPPLAAQWVYNWSATGPDALWVYVHTSDPTHYFTRFGQRDG, from the coding sequence ATGCCCAAATCAGTCCGGTCCTTAGCCTTCTTCATCTTCATAACATTGGGAATAGGACTCACCGCGCAGCGCGTCGTAGCAGCGCAATGCTACTTCCACTCCGCCAACCTCGGCTACATTTGCGAAACCCGCCCCGTGCCGCCGCAGTTTGTCTCCCCTATTCCCGAACCGGACGGCCTGCTAGACCATCGTAGCTATGCCTACCTGGACGACTACGTCAACGTATACCCGGAACCAACCACAGCGGTCGCCCCGCTGCGCAACGTAGGACGTGGCTATTTTTATGTCAGCGTGAATTATCCCTTGAAAAATGACCAGGGCGAGTTGTGGTACATGATCAATCCGGGCGAGTATGTGCCGGAAAGCGCGATCCGCCCCGTGGAAATTTCCCAATTCAGCGGCGTCGTCCTCACCAGTCCGCCAGAGCGTCCTTTTGGCTGGATATTGGCGCGCGTCCGCCCCAGCAGCACGCCGGGGGGCGAACCCAATCCCGATTACTCCATGCTGGAACGGTACACGTTTTTTGAGGTCATGGACGCGCAGGTGGTTCCCACAGACGATGACTGGATTTGGTACAACATTGGCGGGGACCGCTGGATCCGGCAGACGTATGTGGGGTTGGTTGACCCCAGTCCGCGACCGGCGGAGGTGGGGGAGAATGAGTTTTGGTCGGAAGTGGACCTATACGAGCAAACTTTTGCCGCCTACGAAGGGGACCGCATGGTGTTTGCCTCGCTCATTTCCAGTGGCCTCAATCGCTGGCCGACGCGGGAGGGGTTGTACCAGGTGTGGGACCGGTGGGATGAGACGTTGATGGATGGGGCCGAGGGGAAGGTTGACTACTACGTGGTGGAAGATGTGCCGTATACGATGTATTTCGATAAGGTGATGGAGATCGCCTTACACGGGGCGTATTGGCACGACCGTTTTGGCTACAAGCATAGCCACGGCTGCGTGAACATGCCGCCGCTGGCCGCGCAGTGGGTTTACAACTGGTCGGCGACGGGGCCGGATGCGTTGTGGGTCTATGTGCATACGTCGGACCCCACCCATTACTTCACCCGTTTTGGGCAGCGGGATGGATAG